The nucleotide sequence AAGCTACTCAATGTGCCTTCGTTTTCATTGCCTTCGGAACGTTCAAGCGGATTGGAATACTGGTCTGTAATCGCAATCGCTTCCATTGGCAATTTCGGAACGCTTCGGGAAACAAGCAGATAAAGCGAGTTAATTTGCTTTTGATCAAGCGTTGTTCCAGGTTCAACATCGACGATAACGGAAGCCGTCGCTGTATCCGGAGTCTCCGTCACCCAAACGCTTTCCTGCGGCAATGTAATCATTACTTGTGCGGAGCGTACGCCTTTTACACGTTCCAGCATCTTCCGCAGCTCTTGTTGTAAAGCCTCTTTCTTCATGACATCAAATTGACGATCTGTAACTCCGAGGGTACTGGAGAAAATTTCCGCATTAATTCCTGCTTGACTCGGAATACCTTGTGCAGCCAAATCGACAATGACATCTTGTGCCATTTTTTCTGGAACCTCGATACTTGTACCATTCCCCGTGATACGATATGGGATTTGTGAAGCTTCCAACTCTTGCTTGATAGTCCCGATTTCTTGTTCACTCAATTTTTGGTTGTAGAGTGGTTTGTACACCGGCTGAGAAGCGATGTATATGTATAGACCAAGAGAAATCAAGAGGAAGAGCGAAATACCGAGAATCATCCATTTTTGTTTCTTGGAAAATTGGTTCCATTTTGACGTAATCTGGTCTTTGTATACTGCTAAACGTTCGTTCATGTTTCACCTCTCAAAGGATACCAACAACGATCAAATCGACATGCGCATGATTTCTTGATAAGACTCAATCATCTTGTTCCTGACCTGCATAGTCATCTGTAGCATCACGGTAGCTTTTTGACCTGCAACAGTCAATTGGTGCAAGTCGGTGATTTCTCCCGCTGCAAACCTGTCGGCAAGATTCGACGATTCTACTTGCGCCTGATTCACTTTATTCATGGCATCCGATAGAAACGATGAGAATTCTTGGGAAACTTCAGCTGGGGTTGGCTTGTTCACACTCGGTGTACGAATTGGCGTTAGTTGGGAGATTGCACTCATTTCCATTCCTTACTGTCACCCGCTTTACTTGATTTCCAATGCTTTTAGCATCATCGATTTGGAAGCGTTCAATGCTGTCACGTTGGCTTCGTATGATCTTGATGCAGAGATCATGTCCACCATCTCTTTCATCGGGTCGACATTCGGCATCAAGAGATATCCGTCTTGGTCTGCATCTGGATGAGATGGATCAAATACTCGTTTAAACGGTGTATTGTCTTCTTGAATCGCTGTGACCTTCACACCTTGTCCACCTCGACTTCCTGTGACCGTCCCCACGGCTGCTTGCAGGAAGTTATCAAATGTTCCATTTGTTTGAGGTGACAACTCCACCATTTTCCTCCGATATGGCTGCCAGGCGCCATCTACGAAGCTTGCTCGAGTGGTTTCCGCATTTGCAATGTTGGAAGCAATCGTATCCAATCGCAAGCGGTTAGCTGTTAAGGCAGAAGCACTTGTGTTAATTCCCTGAAACAAGCTCATCTTTATTTACCTCCACCCTCAATTACACTTCGTAGTTTTTGAAAATGTCCTGCTGTCAATTGTGTTAATCCGCTGTACCAAATTTGGTTTTTGGCCAATTCTGTTGTTTCTGTTTCCAAGTCAACATCATTGCCACTGTTCTGAATGAAGTTATTCGGATTGGACACAACCTGTGGTACTGCAACGCCCCCTACATTTCCAAACGGGAGGTGTCGTTGATTGGTCCGATACGCTTCTAACTTGCCATTTCCCGCTCTTGCGTTCAACTCATCTTGCAAAAAACTCTCAAAGATGACTTGTTGACTTTTGAATTGAGGGGTGTCTATGTTGGCAAGGTTGTTTGCGATCGTTCTATGTCGCAATGTTGCAGCGTCGAGTGATCTCTCCAGGACCTGCAGATGATAACTATCCAGCATTTTTCCTTCTCCCCCAATATGAGTCAATTCTTTTCCCTAAAACCACCTATATTTCCTGTATTTTCGACACCCTAATACGATTCAATCATAGCAAAATCAATTTGGACAAAAAAGCCCCTTTTCATGACGTTTTTCAAAATGATTCAATGGGACTAAATCCCTTATCTTTCCTGTTTTTTTACTGCATTTTACAAGGAAACCATATTCAAACCATCGCAGAAGTCGAGGCATGCATAAAAAATCAATATATAATTTATGGTAATAATGTGTCGTTTTTTGAAAAAACTAGGACTAAAGTCCCATGAAGAAAGGTGCAGCAACATGAGTTGCTACACCTTTTGTTTACTTTCGTGTAACTTTTAACAAGGTACATTACGAGGTTTTGAGCTTCTCCAGTTCAGGCAACAGCTTTTCATTCAGCACTTTAATGAAGGTACCTTTCATTCCCAAAGAACGGGATTCGATAACACCCGCACTCTCCAGCTTACGCAGTGCGTTTACAATTACAGAGCGAGTAATTCCTACGCGATCGGCGATTTTGGAGGCTACGAGCAAGCCTTCTTTTCCTTCGAGTTCTTCAAAGATATGTTCAACTGCTTCCAACTCACTATAAGAGAGGGAACCAATCGCCATTTGCACAACCGCTTTGCTGCGCGCTTCTTCTTCAATTGCTTCAGAACGCTCGCGCAAGATTTCCATACCTACTACAGTTGCCCCTACTTCTGCGAGGATCAGGTCGTCATCGACAAATTGATCGTTAATGCGACCCAAAATCAGCGTACCGAGACGATCTCCTCCACCCATAATTGGAACAAGCGTCGTCCAACCTGTGCGGAATACTTCTTTCATTTCTACTGGGAAAATGGTGTATGGGCTATCTACATCCAGGTTCGCAGATGTTTCATCTACTTTCAGTAACCCCATGCTGTACTCTTCTGGAAAACGGCGCTCTTCCAGCATTTTGCGCATACGGCTGTTATCCATCTCTTGATGAATCGCATAGCCGAGAAGTTTTCCTTTACGGCTTACAACATAAGTGTTTGCTTCAATAACGTCACTCAAAACTTGGGACATTTCATTGAAGTTCACGGCATGACCCGCGGATTTTTGCAACATGCGATTAATTCTTCTTGTTTTTGACAGTAGATCCATCTGTATTTCCTCCTAATTATATGTGCTGCCTATCCAATGTTTATAAAATATATTGACTCAAGTCTTTGTTCCCCGCGATTGTACCTAATTTCTGTTGGACATAATCGGGGGTAATCTGTACAACTTCTAGGTGGATTTCTGGGGCTTCAAAAGAGAGATCCTCCAGTAGCTTCTCCAATATGGTGTGCAATCGTCTAGCACCAATGTTATCTGTGCTCTGATTGACCTCAGCAGCGAGACGAGCGAGTTCCTGAATGGCTTCTGGTGTAAATTCAACACGCACACCTTCTGTTTCCAAGAGGGCCACGTACTGCTTAAGCAACGCGTTTTTAGGCTCAGTCAAAATCCGGACAAAATCTTCAACGCGCAAGCTAGTCAGCTCCACCCGAATCGGAAAACGGCCTTGTAATTCAGGAATTAAATCTGATGGCTTAGCCATGTGAAAAGCACCAGCTGCGATAAACAGAACATAATCTGTTTTGACAGGACCATACTTGGTCATGACAGTTGAGCCTTCCACAATCGGTAAAATATCACGCTGGACCCCTTCACGGGATACATCCGGGCCACGCCCATCCTTACCCGCAATCTTGTCAATTTCGTCAATGAAGATAATACCGTGTTGTTCAGCTCGACGAATAGACTCCTGCGTAACTTCGTCCATATCCACCAGTTTTTGCGCTTCCTGCTGAATTAATACCTTTCGCGCATCTTTTATTCGCAATTTTCGTTTCTTCATCCGCTTAGGCATCAGGCTACCGAGCATATCCTGCATTTGCATCCCCATTTGTTCTGTACCCGGAACCTGGAACATGTCAAACATCGAAGGTGATTGATCTTCGACTTCAATCTCAATCATTTGCTCTTCTAACTGGCCATTCGTCAATTGCCACATGATTTGTCTACGTTGCTGCTGGATCGACACTTCTTCTTGATCAGAGGTATCCTGCTGCTGTTGCTGCTGTCCACCGAAGAACATCTCCAACGGATTTTTGAACGAGTTCGACTGCTTGCGGGATGGAACGAGTACGTTCACAATCGCTTCATTCGCAAGCTTCTCGGCTTTCTCTTTCACCGACTCTACTTTTTCCTGTTTGACCGTACGGATAGAAGCTTCCACCAGATCACGGACCATCGATTCCACATCTCGTCCTACATAACCGACTTCCGTAAACTTCGTTGCTTCTACTTTAATAAAAGGAGCACCTGTCAGTTTGGCAATCCGACGTGCAATTTCCGTTTTTCCAACACCAGTAGGTCCGATCATCAAGATGTTTTTTGGAACAACCTCTTCAATCATTTGCTCTGGCAAACGACTGCGACGATAGCGGTTGCGAAGCGCTACAGCAATGGCTTTCTTGGCTTGTGCCTGCCCGACAATGTATTTATCCAAATGCTCTACGATCTTACGCGGGGTTAATTGCTCAAGATTCAGCACAGTAGGTTCCTCCCTTTCGCTCAATTCAACTCATCCACAACAAGATTGTTGTTTGTGAACACGCAAATTTCAGCAGCGGTACGAAGCGATGCTTCCGCAATTTCACGTGCGCCGAGATGAGGCGCATATGTCTTCAATGCACGACCTGCTGCAAGGGCAAAGCTACCGCCAGAACCAATTGCAAGAATCCCATCATCAGGCTCAATGATTTCGCCATTTCCGGAGATAAGCAACAAATGCTCCTTATTGGCAACAATCATCATTGCTTCCAAACGACGCAAAATTTTATCCATGCGCCACTCTTTCGCCAGCTCTACAGCAGCACGCTGCAGATTGCCGTGATACTCCTCCAGCTTTCCTTCAAACTTCTCAAAAAGCGTAATAGCATCAGCAACAGAGCCAGCGAATCCTGCTAAAACTTCGCCGCGATATAGACGTCTTACTTTTTTGGCACCGTGCTTCATTACCATGCTGTTGCCAAAAGTAACCTGACCATCTCCGGCCATCGCTACAGACCCATTGTGCTGTACAGCAAATATGGTTGTTGCGTGAAACTGTTCCATCACTGATTCCTCCCGTTATGTCCGATTGGCGGAACCTGTATTGCCCGGGTTTGCTCGTGGGTGAGCGGTGTC is from Brevibacillus brevis and encodes:
- the fliE gene encoding flagellar hook-basal body complex protein FliE, with the protein product MEMSAISQLTPIRTPSVNKPTPAEVSQEFSSFLSDAMNKVNQAQVESSNLADRFAAGEITDLHQLTVAGQKATVMLQMTMQVRNKMIESYQEIMRMSI
- the flgC gene encoding flagellar basal body rod protein FlgC: MSLFQGINTSASALTANRLRLDTIASNIANAETTRASFVDGAWQPYRRKMVELSPQTNGTFDNFLQAAVGTVTGSRGGQGVKVTAIQEDNTPFKRVFDPSHPDADQDGYLLMPNVDPMKEMVDMISASRSYEANVTALNASKSMMLKALEIK
- the flgB gene encoding flagellar basal body rod protein FlgB; this translates as MLDSYHLQVLERSLDAATLRHRTIANNLANIDTPQFKSQQVIFESFLQDELNARAGNGKLEAYRTNQRHLPFGNVGGVAVPQVVSNPNNFIQNSGNDVDLETETTELAKNQIWYSGLTQLTAGHFQKLRSVIEGGGK
- the codY gene encoding GTP-sensing pleiotropic transcriptional regulator CodY, whose protein sequence is MDLLSKTRRINRMLQKSAGHAVNFNEMSQVLSDVIEANTYVVSRKGKLLGYAIHQEMDNSRMRKMLEERRFPEEYSMGLLKVDETSANLDVDSPYTIFPVEMKEVFRTGWTTLVPIMGGGDRLGTLILGRINDQFVDDDLILAEVGATVVGMEILRERSEAIEEEARSKAVVQMAIGSLSYSELEAVEHIFEELEGKEGLLVASKIADRVGITRSVIVNALRKLESAGVIESRSLGMKGTFIKVLNEKLLPELEKLKTS
- the hslU gene encoding ATP-dependent protease ATPase subunit HslU, producing MLNLEQLTPRKIVEHLDKYIVGQAQAKKAIAVALRNRYRRSRLPEQMIEEVVPKNILMIGPTGVGKTEIARRIAKLTGAPFIKVEATKFTEVGYVGRDVESMVRDLVEASIRTVKQEKVESVKEKAEKLANEAIVNVLVPSRKQSNSFKNPLEMFFGGQQQQQQDTSDQEEVSIQQQRRQIMWQLTNGQLEEQMIEIEVEDQSPSMFDMFQVPGTEQMGMQMQDMLGSLMPKRMKKRKLRIKDARKVLIQQEAQKLVDMDEVTQESIRRAEQHGIIFIDEIDKIAGKDGRGPDVSREGVQRDILPIVEGSTVMTKYGPVKTDYVLFIAAGAFHMAKPSDLIPELQGRFPIRVELTSLRVEDFVRILTEPKNALLKQYVALLETEGVRVEFTPEAIQELARLAAEVNQSTDNIGARRLHTILEKLLEDLSFEAPEIHLEVVQITPDYVQQKLGTIAGNKDLSQYIL
- the hslV gene encoding ATP-dependent protease subunit HslV, whose amino-acid sequence is MEQFHATTIFAVQHNGSVAMAGDGQVTFGNSMVMKHGAKKVRRLYRGEVLAGFAGSVADAITLFEKFEGKLEEYHGNLQRAAVELAKEWRMDKILRRLEAMMIVANKEHLLLISGNGEIIEPDDGILAIGSGGSFALAAGRALKTYAPHLGAREIAEASLRTAAEICVFTNNNLVVDELN